From one Bacillus sp. FJAT-42376 genomic stretch:
- a CDS encoding methionine gamma-lyase family protein: protein MLKQLKHGLKLEKLVKETENQIAALHKQIDERIESNQYRVLQSYQSHRVSDSHFNPSTGYGYDDIGRDTLENIYADVFGGEAALVRPQIISGTHAISIALFGVLRPGDELIYMTGKPYDTLEEIVGIRGKGTGSLKEFGIHYQTVDLQADGKPDFKALKEAITGKTKMIGIQRSKGYASRPSFTIAEIREMIEFVKGINPDLIVFVDNCYGEFIEELEPCHAGADLMAGSLIKNPGGGLAKTGGYITGKKHLVEACSYRMTSPGIGAEAGASLYSLQEMYQGFFLAPHVAGQALKGAVFTAAILQKAGLKTSPSWDAVRTDLIQSVQFDDPDRMIAFCQAIQFASPINSHVTPYPSYMPGYEDDVIMAAGTFIQGASIELSADGPLRAPYTAYVQGGLTYSHVKIAICSALDFLLEKELLTL, encoded by the coding sequence ATGCTTAAACAGTTAAAACATGGCCTCAAGCTCGAAAAGCTTGTAAAAGAAACAGAAAATCAGATTGCTGCGCTTCATAAGCAAATTGATGAAAGAATTGAAAGTAATCAATACAGGGTTTTGCAAAGCTATCAGTCACACAGAGTCAGCGATTCGCATTTTAACCCATCCACAGGTTACGGCTATGATGACATTGGCCGGGATACCCTTGAAAACATTTATGCGGATGTGTTCGGCGGGGAGGCAGCACTCGTGCGTCCTCAAATCATATCCGGAACCCATGCAATTTCCATTGCCCTATTTGGGGTCCTCCGGCCGGGTGATGAGCTCATTTATATGACCGGAAAACCGTATGATACGCTTGAAGAGATTGTAGGAATCAGAGGGAAAGGCACCGGCTCTCTTAAAGAATTCGGCATTCATTATCAAACGGTCGATTTGCAGGCGGATGGGAAACCGGATTTTAAAGCATTAAAAGAAGCGATCACCGGTAAAACGAAAATGATCGGAATCCAGAGATCCAAAGGGTATGCAAGCCGTCCATCGTTTACTATTGCTGAAATACGCGAGATGATTGAATTTGTAAAAGGCATCAATCCCGATCTGATTGTCTTCGTTGATAATTGCTACGGGGAGTTTATTGAAGAGCTTGAGCCCTGCCACGCCGGAGCGGATTTAATGGCGGGTTCCCTTATCAAAAACCCCGGAGGAGGCCTTGCGAAGACAGGAGGGTATATAACAGGGAAAAAACACCTTGTGGAAGCTTGTTCTTACCGAATGACTTCACCTGGAATCGGGGCAGAGGCGGGAGCTTCCCTTTATAGCCTCCAGGAAATGTACCAAGGTTTCTTCCTTGCCCCGCATGTAGCGGGACAGGCATTAAAAGGGGCGGTATTTACAGCGGCGATTCTGCAGAAAGCGGGACTGAAAACATCTCCTTCCTGGGATGCCGTCAGGACGGATTTGATACAGTCTGTCCAATTTGATGATCCTGACCGGATGATTGCATTCTGCCAGGCAATTCAATTTGCTTCTCCAATTAATTCCCATGTGACCCCTTATCCAAGTTATATGCCCGGCTATGAAGATGATGTCATTATGGCAGCAGGTACATTTATTCAGGGAGCAAGCATAGAATTATCGGCAGACGGGCCGCTTAGAGCGCCTTATACAGCATACGTTCAGGGCGGATTAACCTATTCTCATGTCAAAATAGCGATTTGTTCGGCTTTGGATTTTCTTTTAGAGAAGGAATTACTTACTTTGTAA
- a CDS encoding MarR family transcriptional regulator, giving the protein MHLSNLRAEDEEIVFRLYEINKRTNPKFEACTGVSQSRLELLLKLYETEEINQSTLQKKVNIDHAAVTRHLKQLEEKGVIIRRKNPEDNRFTYVRLTEEGREKIAAYKEEKQRFVSDVLQGFNAEERTLLLKMLARIQENVGNMAY; this is encoded by the coding sequence ATGCATTTGTCCAATTTGCGTGCCGAAGATGAAGAAATTGTTTTCCGATTATATGAAATCAACAAACGGACAAATCCGAAATTTGAAGCATGTACCGGAGTCAGCCAATCCCGTTTAGAGCTTTTGCTGAAGCTGTACGAGACAGAAGAAATTAATCAAAGCACGCTGCAGAAAAAGGTAAATATAGATCATGCTGCTGTAACGAGGCATTTGAAGCAGCTTGAAGAAAAAGGAGTCATCATCCGCCGTAAAAATCCCGAAGACAACCGTTTCACATATGTTCGTCTGACGGAGGAAGGCCGGGAAAAAATCGCTGCGTACAAAGAAGAAAAACAGCGCTTTGTTTCCGATGTCCTGCAGGGTTTTAACGCGGAGGAACGTACTCTTCTTCTAAAAATGCTTGCCCGCATTCAAGAAAATGTCGGGAATATGGCATACTAA
- a CDS encoding trimeric intracellular cation channel family protein, with translation MTWEVLSIIGTVAFAISGAIVAMEEEYDILGVYILGIVTAFGGGAIRNLLIGVPVSALWEQGLYFQIALFSITLVFLFPQLLMKHWNRWGNFTDAIGLSAFAIQGALYASNMEHPMSAVVVAAVLTGSGGGIVRDMLARRKPLVLRAEIYAAWAIIGGFAIGLGWAKSPFELYALFILITLLRIFSYTFHWKLPSRSMYKDREYLEQ, from the coding sequence ATGACTTGGGAAGTATTAAGCATCATCGGCACAGTTGCCTTCGCCATCAGCGGCGCAATTGTAGCCATGGAGGAAGAATACGATATTCTTGGCGTATATATATTAGGAATTGTGACAGCTTTCGGAGGCGGTGCCATCCGCAATCTTCTGATAGGCGTACCGGTTTCCGCCCTTTGGGAACAAGGGCTTTATTTTCAAATCGCTCTCTTTTCCATCACCCTCGTTTTTCTGTTTCCCCAGCTCCTTATGAAGCACTGGAATCGGTGGGGGAACTTCACGGATGCGATCGGCCTGTCTGCTTTTGCTATTCAGGGCGCCTTGTATGCATCTAACATGGAACACCCGATGAGCGCGGTCGTTGTCGCCGCGGTTTTGACCGGGAGCGGCGGAGGAATTGTCCGGGATATGCTGGCCAGGAGGAAGCCGCTCGTTTTGCGGGCGGAAATATATGCAGCCTGGGCCATTATCGGCGGTTTTGCAATCGGGCTCGGCTGGGCAAAATCCCCGTTTGAACTGTATGCCCTTTTTATACTGATTACGCTCCTTCGGATTTTTTCCTACACCTTTCACTGGAAGCTGCCCAGTAGGAGCATGTACAAAGATCGAGAATATTTGGAGCAGTAA
- the glnA gene encoding type I glutamate--ammonia ligase has protein sequence MSKYTKEDIVSLVSENNVKYIRLQFTDILGTIKNVEIPASQLEKALDNKMMFDGSSIEGFVRIEESDMYLYPDLDTFVIFPWTSEKGKVARFICDIYNPDGTPFDGDPRANLKRILGEMEELGFTDFNLGPEPEFFLFKLDEKGEPTLELNDKGGYFDLAPTDLGENCRRDIVLELEEMGFEIEASHHEVAPGQHEIDFKYASAVKACDDIQTFKLVVKTIARKHGLHATFMPKPLFGVNGSGMHCNLSLFKEGKNAFFDENGDLQLSETARQFIAGIIKHAPNFTAVTNPTVNSYKRLVPGYEAPCYVAWSARNRSPLIRIPASRGISTRVEVRSVDPAANPYLAMAVLLAAGLDGIKNSLTPPKPIDRNIYVMNKEERLENGIVDLPSTLAGALENLKSDETIVNALGSHLFEHFIEAKEIEWDMFRTQVHPWEREQYMSMY, from the coding sequence ATGTCAAAGTATACCAAGGAAGACATCGTAAGCTTAGTAAGCGAAAACAACGTAAAGTATATCCGCCTTCAATTCACGGATATTCTGGGCACCATTAAAAACGTAGAAATTCCGGCAAGCCAGCTGGAAAAAGCGCTTGACAACAAAATGATGTTTGATGGATCTTCTATTGAAGGATTCGTGCGCATCGAAGAATCCGATATGTACCTTTACCCGGATCTTGATACATTCGTCATTTTCCCGTGGACTTCTGAAAAGGGGAAAGTTGCCCGCTTTATCTGTGATATTTATAACCCGGATGGCACTCCATTCGATGGAGATCCGCGTGCAAACCTGAAGCGGATTCTAGGGGAAATGGAAGAGCTTGGATTTACGGATTTCAACCTTGGGCCTGAGCCGGAATTTTTCCTCTTCAAACTGGATGAAAAAGGAGAACCGACCCTTGAGCTGAACGATAAAGGCGGATACTTCGACCTTGCTCCAACAGATCTTGGCGAGAACTGCCGCCGCGATATCGTGCTTGAACTTGAGGAAATGGGCTTTGAAATTGAAGCTTCCCACCACGAAGTAGCACCTGGGCAGCACGAAATCGACTTTAAATATGCAAGTGCTGTAAAAGCATGTGATGATATTCAAACGTTCAAACTGGTCGTAAAAACAATTGCCCGCAAACATGGTTTGCATGCGACCTTCATGCCTAAGCCGCTATTCGGTGTGAACGGCTCTGGAATGCACTGCAACCTTTCTCTTTTCAAAGAAGGAAAGAACGCATTCTTTGATGAGAACGGAGATTTGCAATTGAGCGAAACGGCCCGTCAATTTATCGCGGGAATCATCAAGCATGCACCGAACTTTACAGCTGTCACAAACCCGACTGTGAACTCATACAAGCGTCTTGTACCTGGTTATGAAGCGCCTTGTTACGTTGCATGGTCTGCTAGGAACCGCAGTCCGCTGATTCGTATTCCGGCATCCCGCGGCATCTCTACCCGTGTAGAAGTGCGCAGTGTCGATCCGGCTGCTAATCCGTATCTTGCGATGGCCGTTCTTTTGGCAGCAGGTCTGGACGGAATTAAAAACAGCCTGACTCCGCCAAAACCGATTGACCGCAACATCTATGTCATGAATAAAGAAGAGCGCCTTGAAAACGGCATTGTGGATCTTCCTTCCACACTGGCTGGAGCGCTTGAAAACCTTAAATCCGACGAAACCATCGTGAATGCTCTCGGAAGCCACTTGTTTGAACATTTCATCGAGGCAAAAGAAATCGAATGGGATATGTTCCGCACACAAGTTCATCCTTGGGAACGCGAACAATATATGAGCATGTATTAA
- the hflX gene encoding GTPase HflX, which produces MNDLSQTQPEQAVIVGCQLPFVSDEQFHYSMEELKSLIKTANGETLTSVTQKRDRLHPATCIGKGKLEELKNLTEELEPDVVIFNGELSPSQIRNLHRELDVKVIDRTQLILDIFAQRAQTREGKLQVELAQLDYLLPRLSGQGIHLSRQGGGIGTRGPGETQLESDRRHINRRMVEIKQQLKTVISHRARYRDRRKRNQAFQIALVGYTNAGKSTLFNRLTESDSFEENLLFATLDPMTRKTGLPSGYQALLTDTVGFIQDLPTTLVAAFRSTLEEAKEADLILHVVDTSSEDSRNHEKTVFRLLDELEASSIPRLTIYNKQDKMLPEFTPNTADPYIILSALNPEDLEKLKVKMEAQVKKEMVPYSLELGPGEGRLISQLKRDTIVDSFIYNEEKEVYAIKGYAQEGDSKLPSKERTNEDEW; this is translated from the coding sequence TTGAACGATCTTTCTCAGACACAGCCCGAACAGGCAGTCATTGTCGGATGTCAGCTTCCATTCGTCAGCGACGAACAATTTCATTATTCCATGGAAGAATTGAAATCGCTCATTAAGACAGCCAATGGAGAAACACTTACTTCCGTCACTCAAAAAAGAGACCGGCTTCATCCGGCTACGTGTATTGGCAAGGGAAAGCTGGAAGAATTAAAAAACCTGACTGAAGAATTAGAACCGGATGTGGTCATTTTCAACGGGGAGCTGTCCCCCAGTCAAATCAGAAATCTTCATAGAGAATTGGATGTTAAGGTTATTGACCGCACCCAGCTGATTCTTGATATTTTTGCGCAGCGCGCGCAGACACGGGAAGGAAAGCTTCAGGTTGAACTGGCCCAGCTGGACTATTTATTGCCCCGTCTATCCGGTCAAGGGATTCACCTGTCCAGACAGGGCGGGGGAATCGGCACAAGGGGGCCGGGTGAGACCCAGCTTGAATCAGACCGAAGGCACATCAACCGGAGAATGGTCGAGATCAAACAGCAGCTGAAAACAGTCATTAGCCACAGAGCCCGTTACCGTGACCGCCGCAAGCGGAACCAGGCTTTTCAAATTGCTCTTGTCGGCTATACGAATGCCGGAAAATCAACATTGTTCAACCGGCTGACGGAATCCGACAGCTTTGAAGAAAACCTGCTTTTTGCAACGCTTGATCCAATGACAAGAAAAACAGGACTTCCAAGCGGATACCAGGCGCTGTTAACCGATACGGTTGGATTTATTCAGGATCTGCCCACCACGCTCGTTGCGGCATTCCGTTCCACGTTGGAAGAAGCAAAAGAAGCCGATTTGATTTTGCATGTGGTGGATACGTCAAGTGAAGATAGCCGGAATCATGAAAAAACCGTATTCCGTCTTCTTGATGAATTGGAAGCGAGTTCCATTCCGAGATTAACGATATACAACAAACAAGACAAAATGCTTCCCGAATTTACACCAAACACAGCAGACCCGTATATTATTTTAAGCGCCCTGAATCCAGAAGATTTAGAAAAGCTGAAAGTGAAAATGGAGGCACAGGTTAAGAAAGAAATGGTGCCATATTCACTAGAGCTCGGGCCCGGTGAAGGAAGGCTGATCTCCCAGCTGAAACGGGATACGATTGTCGACTCGTTTATATATAACGAAGAAAAAGAAGTATATGCAATTAAAGGATACGCCCAGGAAGGCGACTCCAAACTCCCATCAAAAGAACGGACAAATGAGGATGAATGGTAA
- a CDS encoding nitroreductase family protein gives MTKINDFNEIITGRRSIRNYDPAVKISREEMTEILKEATLAPSSVNMQPWRFMVVDTEEGKKKLAPLVKFNQIQNETSAAMIAVFADMKSDEYMEEIYNKAVEEGYMPAEVRDRQVTQLKGFFEASSYESLKEMNLIDSGLVSMQLMLAARAHGYDTNPIGGYEKDQIADVFGLDKERYYPVMLLSIGKAADQGYQSVRLPIEKITEWR, from the coding sequence ATGACGAAAATAAATGACTTTAATGAAATTATTACTGGACGCCGTTCAATCCGGAACTATGACCCGGCTGTAAAAATCAGCCGTGAAGAAATGACAGAAATTCTGAAGGAAGCGACGCTTGCCCCTTCTTCTGTTAATATGCAGCCATGGCGGTTTATGGTAGTCGATACGGAGGAAGGCAAGAAAAAACTGGCTCCTTTAGTGAAGTTTAATCAAATTCAAAATGAAACATCCGCTGCTATGATTGCCGTATTTGCCGATATGAAGAGCGATGAATATATGGAAGAAATATATAATAAAGCAGTTGAAGAAGGCTATATGCCTGCTGAGGTAAGAGACAGACAAGTGACACAGCTTAAAGGATTTTTTGAAGCAAGTTCTTATGAATCATTAAAAGAAATGAACTTGATTGACTCCGGACTTGTTTCCATGCAGCTTATGCTTGCTGCACGTGCCCACGGGTATGATACGAATCCAATCGGCGGATATGAGAAAGACCAAATTGCGGACGTATTCGGCCTGGACAAAGAGCGTTATTACCCGGTTATGCTTCTTTCCATCGGGAAAGCTGCCGATCAAGGTTATCAATCCGTTCGGCTTCCAATTGAAAAAATCACCGAGTGGAGATAA
- a CDS encoding putative quinol monooxygenase, with product MIITHAGFQVRQDKEAAFLEEIQTLIQASQAEAGCISYRLMKNLDQDLAYTMVEVWEDMAAVKSHGESEHFVAFIGKAKEYLAAPLDVKSYDGTALER from the coding sequence ATGATTATTACACATGCAGGATTTCAAGTAAGACAGGACAAAGAAGCAGCATTTCTTGAAGAAATTCAAACATTGATTCAAGCTTCCCAGGCAGAAGCAGGATGCATTTCCTACCGGTTGATGAAAAACCTGGACCAGGACCTTGCGTACACAATGGTTGAAGTGTGGGAAGACATGGCGGCCGTGAAGAGTCATGGCGAAAGCGAACATTTCGTCGCCTTTATCGGAAAAGCAAAAGAATATTTAGCAGCACCTCTTGATGTAAAAAGCTACGATGGAACAGCTTTAGAACGCTGA
- a CDS encoding carbohydrate ABC transporter permease: MTQKAGFFTYFVLILLALLFIAPVLWIFLSSIKGPIDLYSWPPKFLPESLSFENFTAAFSKGNFGLYFFNSAVVAVSATLLTLLINTMAGYALSKFRFKGDTLILFLFLSTLMIPIEVIMTPIFTVISKLGLYNNLLGLIIPPAATPMGVFLMRQYLLTVPDDLLEAARMDGASEWRIFWTIIVPIAKPVIAVLTIFSFMWRWDDFIWPLIVISDPSKYTIQLALANFIGEFRVDWGSLLAMSVVTMIPILIVFLIFQKQFIKGMATSGMKD, from the coding sequence TTGACACAGAAAGCTGGCTTTTTCACCTATTTTGTATTGATCCTCCTTGCGCTGCTTTTTATCGCGCCGGTCTTATGGATTTTTCTTTCTTCTATAAAAGGGCCGATTGATCTTTATTCATGGCCGCCGAAATTCCTGCCGGAGTCTTTATCGTTTGAAAATTTCACAGCAGCGTTCAGCAAAGGGAATTTTGGGCTTTATTTTTTCAACAGCGCCGTTGTAGCTGTTTCAGCAACTCTTTTAACCCTGCTCATTAATACGATGGCAGGATACGCTCTTTCGAAATTCCGTTTTAAAGGCGACACGCTAATTCTGTTTTTATTCCTTTCAACCTTAATGATTCCGATTGAAGTAATTATGACCCCTATTTTTACGGTCATCAGTAAGCTTGGATTATATAACAACCTGCTCGGGCTGATTATCCCGCCTGCTGCCACTCCGATGGGAGTATTTCTCATGAGACAGTATTTGCTGACGGTGCCGGATGACTTGCTTGAGGCTGCCAGAATGGACGGGGCAAGCGAGTGGAGGATTTTCTGGACGATTATTGTCCCGATAGCCAAACCGGTCATTGCGGTTCTGACCATCTTTTCCTTTATGTGGAGATGGGATGACTTTATCTGGCCGCTGATCGTAATCAGCGACCCATCCAAATATACGATCCAGCTTGCTTTGGCAAATTTCATCGGAGAGTTCAGGGTGGACTGGGGAAGCCTGCTTGCGATGTCTGTAGTCACCATGATTCCGATTCTGATCGTTTTCCTGATTTTCCAGAAGCAGTTTATAAAAGGGATGGCAACTTCCGGAATGAAAGATTAA
- a CDS encoding Gfo/Idh/MocA family oxidoreductase, which yields MLNVAVLSRWHVHADDYVKEALDNENISIKMVWDELEERGNKWAAELGVPYEADLFSVLKNRDIDAVIVCTPTNMHKEVILAAAEYGKHIFSEKVLALSLRDCEEIWDAAEKANVKLMVSLPRLSADYFLYAEEAVKKGWLGRLTSIRCRLAHDGAISIPGKETGWLPPHFFNEEQCGGGALIDLGAHPIYLTNRLAGNAVSVSARLQHTFGLGVDDNAVVTVEYESGALGVLETGFISAESPFQLELYGTEGALLIENNKIRINSSFFRRGEWITPEELPEPLPMPMEQWVMDIQGKGRPEITKNDVFNLTLMNEAAAVSNKEARAVLLQEVKDTVRQANR from the coding sequence ATGCTGAATGTTGCAGTGCTGAGCAGATGGCACGTACATGCTGATGATTATGTGAAAGAGGCATTGGATAACGAAAATATTTCAATTAAAATGGTGTGGGATGAATTAGAGGAAAGAGGAAACAAATGGGCGGCAGAGCTTGGTGTGCCGTATGAAGCAGATCTGTTTTCTGTTCTTAAGAACCGGGACATTGATGCCGTGATTGTTTGTACTCCGACAAATATGCATAAAGAAGTCATTCTTGCTGCAGCGGAATATGGCAAACACATTTTTTCTGAAAAAGTGTTAGCGCTTTCTCTTCGGGATTGTGAAGAAATCTGGGATGCTGCAGAAAAAGCAAATGTAAAACTGATGGTGTCGCTTCCGAGACTGTCAGCCGATTATTTCTTATATGCAGAAGAGGCAGTCAAAAAAGGCTGGCTTGGACGATTAACATCCATCCGATGCAGACTGGCCCACGACGGAGCCATCTCCATACCCGGAAAAGAAACCGGCTGGCTGCCCCCGCATTTCTTCAATGAAGAACAGTGCGGCGGAGGAGCGCTGATCGATCTTGGCGCACACCCGATTTATTTGACAAACCGTTTAGCCGGAAACGCGGTTTCGGTTTCTGCAAGGCTTCAGCATACCTTTGGCCTTGGAGTGGATGATAATGCTGTCGTGACGGTCGAGTATGAATCAGGGGCACTCGGAGTCCTTGAGACAGGGTTTATTTCGGCGGAAAGCCCTTTTCAGCTTGAACTGTATGGAACAGAAGGGGCCCTTCTCATTGAAAATAACAAGATCCGGATTAATAGTTCCTTCTTTAGAAGAGGGGAGTGGATCACACCTGAAGAGCTTCCCGAACCCCTCCCTATGCCGATGGAACAATGGGTCATGGATATCCAGGGAAAGGGTCGTCCGGAAATTACGAAAAACGATGTGTTTAACTTAACCTTGATGAACGAAGCAGCAGCCGTTTCAAACAAGGAAGCGAGAGCAGTTCTCTTACAAGAAGTAAAAGATACGGTACGCCAGGCAAATAGGTAA
- a CDS encoding MerR family transcriptional regulator, whose product MGDMIRRSMPLFPIGIVMQLTELSARQIRYYEEHELIFPARTEGNRRLFSFNDVDQLLEIKSLIEQRVNLAGIKQIFSRKEAAAAPLAEPAAKAEKPDLTDEELRKLLKAEMAQGGNFHRPTLRQGDMSRFFH is encoded by the coding sequence ATGGGTGATATGATTAGACGCTCAATGCCTTTGTTTCCTATAGGGATTGTCATGCAGCTGACGGAATTGTCTGCAAGACAGATCCGTTACTATGAGGAGCATGAATTAATTTTCCCTGCCCGCACAGAAGGGAATCGCCGTCTGTTTTCGTTTAATGATGTCGATCAGCTTTTAGAGATTAAAAGTTTGATTGAACAGCGCGTAAATCTTGCGGGAATTAAACAGATTTTTTCAAGAAAAGAAGCAGCGGCTGCACCGCTTGCAGAGCCTGCCGCGAAGGCAGAAAAGCCTGACCTGACAGATGAAGAGCTGAGGAAACTCCTGAAGGCTGAGATGGCCCAGGGAGGAAACTTTCACAGACCCACTCTCCGCCAGGGGGATATGTCCAGGTTTTTTCATTAA
- a CDS encoding assimilatory sulfite reductase (NADPH) flavoprotein subunit translates to MQIKVTNSPFNQEQADLLNQLLPSLTDSQKIWISGFMAASGNANSNTYENTDSSVSAGTVKTNESKKVTILFGSQTGNAQGLAKESGKTLEEKGFEVTVASMNDFKPNQLKKIQNLLIIVSTHGEGDPPDNALSFHEFLHSKRAPKLENFHFSVLSLGDSSYEFFCQTGKEFDLKLEELGGNRIYPRVDCDLDYDETAAEWLEGVLGELGTSEQEQSAAPDREAVTPASGAAYSRTNPFQAEILERINLNGRGSNKETTHLELSLEGSGLSYQPGDSLGIYPENDPALVSMVIDEMKWDPEEPVTVGKQGELRSLKDALTSFFEITVLTKPLLEKAAAFTENQKLKELLSPGQEGNLKEYVTGRDFLDLLQDFGPWAGSAQELLSILRKIPGRLYSISSSLEANPEEVHLTIGAVRYESHGRSRNGVCSILAAERLQPGDRLPVYVQPNENFKLPDDPDTPIIMVGPGTGIAPFRSFLQEREETGAEGKSWLFFGDQHFVTDFLYQTEWQKWIKDGVLTRMDVAFSRDTEKKVYVQHRMREKSKELFSWLQEGAVFYVCGDEKNMAQDVHEALIEIIEHEGGMSREKAEEYAASMQRDKRYQRDVY, encoded by the coding sequence TTGCAAATTAAAGTGACAAACAGCCCTTTTAATCAAGAACAGGCAGATCTGCTGAACCAGCTTCTGCCGTCGCTCACAGATTCCCAGAAAATATGGATTTCTGGTTTTATGGCTGCTTCAGGTAATGCCAATTCCAATACATATGAAAACACAGACAGCAGTGTTTCCGCCGGAACTGTAAAAACGAACGAATCCAAAAAAGTGACCATTCTATTCGGTTCACAGACCGGAAATGCACAGGGACTTGCAAAGGAAAGCGGGAAAACCCTTGAAGAGAAAGGGTTTGAAGTGACGGTCGCTTCCATGAATGATTTTAAGCCGAACCAACTCAAAAAAATACAAAATCTCTTAATTATTGTCAGTACTCACGGCGAGGGAGATCCTCCGGATAATGCTCTTTCTTTCCATGAATTCCTGCACAGCAAACGTGCCCCGAAGCTCGAAAATTTTCATTTCTCCGTTTTGTCATTAGGAGACAGCTCGTATGAATTCTTTTGCCAGACTGGGAAAGAGTTTGACTTAAAGCTTGAAGAGCTTGGGGGAAATAGGATCTATCCGCGCGTTGACTGTGATCTTGATTATGACGAGACTGCAGCAGAGTGGCTGGAAGGGGTTCTTGGAGAACTGGGCACTTCAGAACAGGAGCAGTCAGCCGCACCTGATCGGGAAGCTGTCACTCCGGCTTCCGGAGCAGCCTATTCAAGGACCAATCCGTTTCAGGCAGAAATTCTGGAAAGGATCAATTTAAACGGGCGCGGTTCCAATAAAGAGACGACTCACCTGGAACTATCCCTTGAAGGGTCCGGTCTTTCCTATCAGCCCGGCGACAGTCTCGGAATTTATCCGGAAAACGATCCGGCCCTTGTCAGCATGGTGATTGATGAAATGAAGTGGGACCCCGAAGAACCGGTGACAGTTGGGAAACAAGGGGAATTGCGGTCTTTAAAGGATGCTCTCACCTCCTTTTTTGAAATAACCGTCCTTACAAAGCCCCTCCTTGAAAAGGCGGCAGCTTTCACGGAAAATCAAAAGCTGAAGGAACTGCTTTCGCCCGGACAAGAAGGGAACCTTAAAGAGTATGTGACAGGCCGCGACTTCCTTGATTTGCTTCAGGATTTCGGCCCGTGGGCAGGATCGGCACAAGAATTGCTTTCTATTCTTCGGAAAATTCCGGGAAGGCTGTACTCCATTTCAAGCAGTTTGGAAGCCAATCCGGAAGAAGTTCATTTAACCATTGGAGCCGTGCGCTATGAAAGTCACGGACGTTCGCGAAATGGGGTATGCTCCATTCTTGCGGCAGAACGGCTTCAGCCGGGAGACCGATTGCCTGTATATGTGCAGCCGAATGAGAACTTTAAGCTACCGGACGACCCTGACACCCCGATTATCATGGTGGGACCTGGTACGGGAATTGCTCCATTCCGTTCCTTTTTGCAGGAGCGCGAAGAAACAGGAGCTGAGGGCAAATCGTGGCTGTTTTTTGGTGATCAGCATTTCGTTACCGACTTCCTTTATCAGACAGAATGGCAAAAATGGATAAAAGACGGCGTATTAACGAGAATGGATGTCGCCTTTTCACGTGATACGGAGAAGAAAGTTTATGTTCAGCACCGGATGCGCGAAAAGAGCAAAGAGCTTTTCTCCTGGCTTCAGGAAGGTGCCGTATTCTATGTGTGCGGCGATGAGAAAAACATGGCCCAGGATGTACATGAGGCTCTTATCGAAATTATTGAACATGAAGGCGGGATGAGCCGTGAAAAAGCAGAAGAATACGCGGCTTCTATGCAGCGGGATAAAAGATATCAGCGTGATGTTTATTAA